A single genomic interval of Anopheles darlingi chromosome X, idAnoDarlMG_H_01, whole genome shotgun sequence harbors:
- the LOC125956243 gene encoding phospholipase A1: MVSYSARQDDLLSFLPDQDDLLANRLGTVIGAFGNTLSQLFFGTNDVSTDVTFWCATTNQPEYVQAYVDDPRIAEKLDPAKPLLMLTHGWTDNVNRTWVRQTVTDYVRLIGGNICAVDWSPLALVEYNLAARNTPKVGRYVGKFVQSLVTRAGFDLNQVTLVGHSMGAHISGIAGAYLGGRIPHIIGLDPAGPGFTKPIPVSTDRRLDRTDARFVQAIHTDKNIIGTTMNLGHEDYYANSGASPQPGCEFPLVNNDTTKAYLQFICSHFKAVEYFRASLDRQNVFEGTACASYYSFKRNDCGPGGIRDDFGLFSGQRASGALYVAIDKTVYPYARTISRAVRK; encoded by the exons ATGGTCAGCTACAGTGCCCGGCAGGACGATTTGCTGTCCTTTTTGC cGGACCAGGATGATCTGTTGGCCAACCGGCTCGGGACCGTGATCGGGGCGTTCGGTAACACCCTGTCCCAGCTGTTCTTCGGCACCAATGACGTCAGCACGGACGTGACGTTCTGGTGCGCCACCAC CAATCAACCGGAGTACGTGCAGGCGTACGTGGACGATCCGCGGATCGCCGAGAAGCTGGACCCCGCGAAGCCGCTCCTGATGCTGACGCACGGCTGGACGGACAACGTGAACCGGACGTGGGTCCGGCAAACCGTCACCGACTACGTCCGGCTGATCGGTGGCAACATCTGTGCGGTCGACTGGAGCCCGCTAGCGCTGGTCGAGTACAATCTGGCCGCTCGGAACACACCGAAGGTGGGCCGGTACGTCGGCAAGTTCGTACAGTCGCTGGTGACGCGCGCCGGTTTCGACCTTAACCAGGTGACACTTGTCGGTCACAGTATGGGGGCGCACATTAGTGGTATTGCGGGGGCGTACCTGGGCGGCCGGATACCGCACATTATCGGGCTCGATCCGGCCGGACCGGGCTTCACCAAACCGATACCGGTGTCGACGGATCGGCGGCTCGATCGGACCGATGCCCGGTTCGTGCAGGCGATCCACACGGACAAGAACATCATCGGTACGACGATGAACCTCGGACACGAGGATTACTACGCCAACAGTGGGGCCAGCCCGCAGCCCGGCTGCGAGTTCCCGCTCGTCAACAACGACACCACCAAAGCCTACC tgcAGTTCATCTGCAGCCACTTCAAGGCGGTCGAGTACTTCCGGGCGTCGCTCGATCGCCAGAACGTGTTCGAGGGTACCGCCTGTGCGTCCTACTACAGCTTCAAGCGGAACGACTGCGGCCCGGGCGGCATCCGGGACGATTTCGGGCTGTTCAGCGGCCAGCGGGCGTCCGGTGCGCTGTACGTCGCGATCGACAAGACGGTCTACCCGTACGCCCGGACCATCTCGAGGGCGGTGCGCAAATAA